CTTCATCATCATCTAATGCGTCATCTTCATCTTCAACACGTTGTAAGCCAACGACCAACTCATCTTCTGTTGTACGAATTAAGGTAACACCTTGTGTATTACGTCCAACAATGCTGACCTCTGAAACACGAGTACGAACTAATGTACCTGCATTAGTGATCATCATAATTTGGTCAGTTTCTTCAACTTGAATTGCACCTACCACTTTACCGTTACGCTCACTCACTTTAATAGAGATAACGCCTTGTGTAGCACGATTCTTCGTTGGGTATTCGCTTTGTGCAGTTCGTTTACCGTAACCATTTTCAGTAACAGTTAAAATATCGCCGTCACCACGAGGAATGATCAGAGAAACGACTTTGTCGTCATCAATCAGTTTCATACCACGAACACCTGTCGCAGTACGACCCATTGGACGAACACAATCTTCTGCAAAGCGAACCACTTTACCATCAGCAGAGAACAGCATAACTTCGTTCGTGCTATCGGTTAAGTCAACACCAATTAGCTCATCGCCTTCATTTAAGTTGACTGCAATAATACCTGCGCTACGAGGACGGCTAAAATCTTGCAGAGGTGTTTTCTTCACTGTACCGCTTGCCGTTGCCATAAAGACAAACTTACCTTCTTCATACTCTCTCACTGGCAAAATAGCCGTAATACGTTCATTTTGCTCAAGAGGTAATAAGTTGATAATCGGACGGCCACGAGCACCACGACTTGCTTCTGGTAACTGGTAAACTTTCATCCAATAAAGACGACCACGACTTGAGAAGCATAAAATGGTGTCATGGGTATTAGCCACCAGCAGGCGATCAATAAAGTCTTCTTCTTTAATTCTTGCTGCAGACTTACCTTTACCGCCACGGCGTTGTGCTTCATAATCGGTAAGTGGCTGATATTTAACGTAACCCTGATGAGAAAGTGTAACAACCACATTTTCTTCATTAATCAGGTCTTCGATATTAATATCTGCTGTATTCTCGGTGATCTCAGTACGACGTGGATCGTTATATTGATCTTTAATCGCATTTAGCTCTTCTCGAATGACTTCCATCAAACGCTCAGGGCTTCTTAAGATATGTAGTAATTCAGCTATTTGAAGCAATAAGTCACGATATTCATCTAACAGTTTTTCATGTTCAAGACCGGTTAGTTTCTGCAAACGCAGATCCAAAATAGCTTGAGCTTGTTGTTCTGTAAGATAGTATTTACCGTCATGCACACCATATTGTGGCTCTAACCATTCAGGACGAGCAACATTGCTGTCACCAGCACGCTCTAACATGGTAGAAACACTACCTAAATCCCAAGGTTGTGCGATTAACGCTGCTTTTGCTTCTGCTGGGTTTGGCGCTTGGCGGATCATTTCAATAACAGGGTCAATGTTCGCCAATGCAACAGCCAGTGCTTCTAAGATATGAGCACGATCACGCGCCTTGCGTAATTCGTAGATAGTACGACGAGTAACGACTTCACGACGGTGACGAATAAAAGCAGAAATAATTTCTTTTAGATTTAATAGTTTTGGCTGACCTTGGTGAAGCGCAACCATATTAATACCAAAAGAAACCTGCATTTGTGTTTGTGAGAACAAGTGATTTAATACTACTTCACCCACAGCATCACGTTTGATTTCAACAACAATACGCATGCCATCTTTATCAGACTCATCACGTAATCCGCTAATACCTTCAATGCGTTTATCTTTAACAAGCTCTGCTATTTTTTCAATTAAACGCGCTTTATTCACCTGATAAGGAATTTCCGTTACGATAATTGTTTCGCGACCGGTTTTCTCATCAGTTTCAATATCAGCCTGAGCACGGATATAAATTTTTCCGCGGCCAGTACGGTAAGCATCTAAAATTCCTCTGCGACCATTAATAATAGCGGCAGTCGGGAAATCAGGCCCCGTGATATGTTCCATCAACTCTTCAATAGTGATGTCTTCGTTATCAACATAAGCAAGACAGCCGTCGATAACTTCGCCTAGGTTATGTGGAGGAATGTTTGTTGCCATCCCCACCGCAATCCCTGATGAACCATTGACTAGCAAGTTTGGAACACGGGTTGGCATAACTGCCGGAATATGTTCTGTTCCATCATAGTTAGGAACAAAATCAACCGTTTCTTTTTCCAAATCCGCCAGCAGTTCATGGGCGATTTTCGCCATACGAACTTCGGTATAACGCATTGCAGCCGCCGAGTCACCATCAACTGACCCGAAGTTACCCTGCCCGTCAACCAACATGTAGCGCATAGAAAAAGGCTGTGCTAAACGAACAATCGTTTCATAGACAGCAATGTCACCGTGCGGGTGATATTTACCGATAACATCCCCAACAACACGGGCTGATTTTTTATAAGGTTTATTCCAATCGTTTCCTAGTACATTCATCGCGAAAAGAACTCGGCGGTGTACTGGCTTCAGTCCGTCTCGAACATCGGGTAATGCGCGTCCTACAATAACTGACATCGCATAATCCAAATATGAGCTTTTCAGCTCTTCTTCGATATTAACTGGTGTGATTTCTCTGGCAATGTCGCTCATGGAGCCACTGTCCCTCATACTACGGATTCAAAGGTTTAGAACTATACCACAAATCGCCAATTTTTGGAAAAAGGAAACAACTAAATTAATGATCCTTTCGCTATTCTCTTCGATTTCACCGTCTAACGTTGGTAGAATCATGGCAATATGAAAATAGGAGTAATACTTTCTGATGAATGATAAAACAACCTCTTTACATGCTAACGTGGATCAGCATGAAATCGACAAGTTTGAAAGCGTCGCATCACGCTGGTGGGATCTTGAAGGTGAATTTAAACCATTACACCGTATAAACCCACTAAGACTTAACTATATCCAAGAACGTGCTGACGGCTTATTTGGAAAAAAAGTCCTCGATGTTGGCTGTGGTGGCGGTATTTTATCTGAAAGTATGGCGTGTGTCGGTGCCGAAGTTACAGGCCTTGATATGGGCACAGAGCCATTACAAGTTGCACGCTTGCACTCACTAGAGTCAGGTATTCCTGTGACTTATATTCAAGATACCGTTGAAAACCATGCGAATGATAACCCACAAGCTTACGATGTTGTCACCTGTATGGAGATGTTAGAACACGTTCCAGACCCTTCTTCTGTCGTAAGAGCCTGTGCAAAATTGGTAAAACCCGGTGGACATGTTTTCTTCTCAACCATCAATCGTAATAAAAAAGCATGGCTAATGCTGGTGGTAGGTGCGGAGTATATTCTAAATATGGTACCTAAGGGCACACATGATGCTAATAAGTTTATTCGTCCATCAGAACTGCTCAGTTGGGTTGATGAAACCGACTTACGTAGCAAAAATATGATTGGCTTACATTATAACCCAATCACTGACAAATTCCGATTAGCGCCAAATGTCGATGTGAATTATATGGTGCACACACAATCGACACATAACTCGAATTCGTGAAACTGAAAGTTTGATTTGGTTTAATAAAACATCAAACGATCACATTTTTTAAAATTGACTTTACATCATTGTCACTTGAATTTGAGTTTCTTACTGCCTGTATTTATGCAGGGTACGGGCAGTTATTAAAAAATTTATCCCCTATTTATCCACAGAAACAATCAGATTTGTACACTTGATCAATCTCTCAATTACCTTTATCTTGTTATCACCATTTGAACCAACCCCTATATATTGTGTTTCCTTAAATTTCACACCACAAGACTCCTTGACACACATTGTCATCGGGAGCGTTTTTTTGCGGTATAAAATTTCAGGTAGCACTAATGCAAGAAAGGTGCATCGCTCATGAATCACAGCCTGCTCGTCACAAAACGTGATGGTCATAAAGAACGCATTGACTTAGACAAAATTCACCGTGTAATCGCCTGGGCTGCTGAAGGCCTAGAAAATGTCTCTGTATCACAAGTTGAATTACGTTCTCAGATTCAGTTTTATGATGGTATCAAAACTGCTGATATCCATGAAACACTGGTAAAAGCTGCTGCAGACTTAATTTCAGGTGAAACTCCTGATTATCAATATCTTGCTGCCCGTCTTGCCGTATTTAACTTACGTAAAAAAGCCTATGGCCAATTTGAGCCACCAACGCTCTATGAGCACGTTAAAAAATTAGTTGATTTAGGTAAATACGACCATCATCTTCTTGAAGATTACACCCAAGAAGAATTTGAACAGATGAATAATTTTATTGTTCATCAACGTGATATGAACTTCTCTTATGCTGCAGTTAAACAGTTAGAAGGTAAATACTTCGTTCAAAACCGTATTACTGGCGAAATTTACGAAAGTGCACAATTTTTATATGTTTTAGTTGCGGCTTGCTTGTTCTCTCGTTATCCACAAGCAACACGTATGGACTATATCGAACGCTTTTATAATGCGATTTCTACTTTTAAAATCTCATTACCAACGCCAATTATGGCTGGCGTCAGAACACCAACTCGTCAATTTAGCTCTTGTGTATTAATTGAATGTGACGATAGCCTTGATTCTATCAATGCAACATCAAGCGCTATTGTAAAATACGTTTCTCAACGTGCCGGTATTGGTATCAATGCGGGACGTATTCGTGCATTAGGCAGTGCTATTCGTAATGGCGAAGCGTTCCATACAGGTTGTATTCCTTTCTATAAACACTTTCAAACTGCGGTGAAATCTTGCTCGCAAGGTGGTGTTCGTGGTGGAGCTGCCACACTGTTCTATCCATTGTGGCATTTAGAAGTTGAAAGCCTGCTAGTACTGAAAAACAACCGTGGTGTTGATGATAACCGTGTTCGTCATTTAGATTACGGTGTGCAATTAAACAAATTAATGTATGAACGTTTAATCAAAGGTCAGGATATTACCTTATTCAGCCCTTCTGATGTTCCAGGTTTATATGATGCTTTCTTTGCCAACCAAGATGAATTTGAACGCTTATATGTACAATATGAGAAAGATAAGAGCATCCGCCAAAAACAAGTTAAAGCGGTTGAGCTATTCTCATTAATGATGCAAGAACGTGCATCTACAGGCCGTATTTATATTCAAAACGTTGACCACTGTAATACACACAGCCCATTTGATCCGGCTATTGCGCCTATCCGTCAATCAAACCTGTGTTTAGAAATTGCACTACCTACTAAACCATTAAATGATATTAAAGATCCTAATGGGGAAATTGCACTCTGTACCTTGTCGGCCTTTAACTTAGGTGCAATTGAAAATCTTGATGATTTAGAAGAGCTAGCTCGTTTAGCTGTTCGTTCACTGGATGCGCTATTAGATTACCAAGATTATCCGATCCTAGCCGCGAAACAAGGTGCTATGGGCCGTCGTACCTTAGGTATTGGTGTTATTAACTTTGCTTATTACTTAGCAAAACACGGTGTTCGCTACTCTGATGGTAGTGCAAATAACTTAACTCATCGTGCATTTGAAGCAATTCAATACTATTTATTAAAAGCATCTAATGAATTAGCGAAAGAACAAGGCGCATGCCCATGGTTTAATGAAACCACTTACGCTGAAGGTATTCTACCTATTGATACCTATAAAAAATCATTAGATGTTCTGACAAAAGAACCTCTACATTACGACTGGGAAGGCTTACGCAAAGACATTAAAGAGCACGGTTTACGTAACTCAACATTGTCTGCACTGATGCCATCAGAAACCTCTTCTCAGATTTCGAATGCAACCAATGGTATCGAGCCACCTCGTGGTTATATCAGCATTAAAGCCTCTAAAGACGGTATTTTACGTCAAGTGGTTCCTGAGTATGAGCGTTTGAAAGGCGCTTATGAATTACTGTGGCAAATGCCAAGTATTGAAGGTTATTTGCAGTTAGTGGGCATTATGCAAAAATTTGTTGACCAAGCGATTTCAGCGAACACTAACTACGATCCTACTCGTTTCCCTAGCGGTAAGGTTCCAATGAACCAACTGCTGAAAGATTTGCTGCTCGCTTACAAATATGGTGTGAAAACACTTTATTACCACAATACCCGTGATGGTGCAGATGATGTACAGGGTGATCTGGAAGAAGTCGTTGAGACGGAAGATTCAGATTGTGAAGGCGGCGCGTGTAAAATTTAATTGAGGAAGCTATGTCTTATACTACTTTTTCACAAGTTAAAAATGATCAAATGAAGGAGCCCATGTTTTTTGGGCAACCTGTTAACGTAGCGCGTTATGATCAGCAAAAATATCCTATTTTTGAAAAGCTAATTGAAAAACAACTCTCCTTCTTCTGGCGTCCAGAAGAAGTGGACGTTTCTCGTGACCGTATTGACTACAATGCGTTACCCGATCATGAAAAACACATTTTTATTAGTAATTTAAAATATCAAACACTATTGGATTCGATTCAAGGTAGAAGCCCTAACGTAGCATTCTTACCTTTAATCTCGATCCCTGAGTTAGAAACATGGGTTGAAACATGGTCATTCTCTGAAACCATTCACTCGCGCTCTTATACTCATATTATCCGTAATATTGTTAACGATCCTTCTGTCGTATTTGATGATATCGTTGAAAATGAAGAAATTTTAAAACGTGCGCGTGATATTTCTTCTTACTACGATGAGTTAATCAGATTAACTAACCTTTATCACATGTATGGTGAAGGTGATCATCATGTTCAAGGCAAAACCGTTAATGTGACTTTACGCAAATTAAAGAAACAACTTTATTTGTGTATCATGAGTGTTAATGCGTTAGAAGCAATTCGTTTCTATGTGAGCTTTGCGTGTTCATTCGCCTTTGCTGAACGTGAATTAATGGAAGGTAATGCAAAAATCATTAAATTGATTGCACGTGATGAAGCATTGCACTTAACTGGCACACAACACATGCTGAATCTACTGCGCTCAGGTCAAGACGATCCTGAAATGGCAGAAATCGCCGCAGAATGTGAACAAGAATGCTATGACTTGTTTGTTGAAGCCGCAGAGCAAGAAAAAGAGTGGGCTGAATACCTGTTCTCAGAAGGCTCTATGATTGGTTTAAATAAAGAAATCCTCTGCCAATATGTTGAATATATTACAAATATTCGTATGCAAGCAGTAGGTCTTAAATTACCATTTAAAGCACGCTCAAATCCTATTCCATGGATCAATGCATGGTTAGTGTCTGACAACGTTCAAGTAGCACCTCAAGAAGTTGAAGTCAGTTCTTATCTTGTGGGTCAAATTGATTCACAAGTTGATACTGATGACTTGAGTAATTTTGAACTGTAATACCGAGAAATAACACTGATACGTTATGGCATCTCATAAAGTGACCCTGCATCAGCAGGGTCTTTCAACACCGCTAGAGTTTCATACTGACACCCATCCTTCATTGCTTGATGCTTTAGAGCATGGAAAAGTCCAAGTCGAATACCAATGCCGTGAAGGTTATTGTGGCTCTTGTCGTCTACGTTTAGTGAAAGGCAAGGTTTGCTATCGCAATGAACCTTTAGCATTTATCCAACCCGATGAAATCTTACCTTGTAGCTGTCATCCTATTAGTGACATTGAAATAGAAATTTGCTCTGAATGATTTGAATTATCTTATTTTTCCTTTTTTTCTAACACTGTTATCCATCATTGACTAGAATTAAATTACATTGATGAAAAAAGGAAAAATATTATGAAATTAAATTCTATTTTCTCAGTTGTTGCTATCTCTGCATCACTTTTATTAGTTGCGGGTTGTTCAACTCCACAAAAAATAGAAACAGTAAATGGGGAAACGATTTTAACAACAGATAAGCCCCAAGAAGATGAAAAGACTGGATTAATTACCTATAAAGATGCAGAAACTGGGCAATTGAAACAAATTAATCGTGATCAGATAAGACGAATGGTAGAACTTGACGATTAATAACCTTAATTAATATCCTTAATTAATCCCCCTATTAAGCGCCAATTGATATTTATTAATTGGCGTTTTTTTATTCACTTTTTATTTTCCGTAAAGATATAATTACAGTATACGTAATTAAAATTTGACAGATATTTACCATTCTTATACTCTGCATTTTATATAAATAAAATAGTTAGCAAGCAGAGGACTTAGTGAAAAATCGCACTATAGGTAGTGTTTTTATTGTTGCAGGAACAACAATTGGGGCAGGCATGTTGGCAATGCCACTGGCTGCGGTGGGTATTGGCTTTGGTACTATTATGCTATTACTCGTAGGACTGTGGTTATTAATGAGTTATACCGCACTCTTGCTAGTGGAAGTTTATCAATACAACGATCCTCATACTGGTCTTGGTTCAATTGCTAAGCGTTATCTTGGTGTTGGTGGTCAAGTGATCACTGGGCTTGCTCTACTCTTATTGATGTATGCATTGACGACAGCTTATATTAGCGGTGCTGGTGAATTGCTTTCATCTACCCTATCCTCATGGGTTGGTCATGAACTCTCTGTCACACAAGGTATTATTATCTTTACAGTGATTGGCGGTGCTGTGGTGGGTATTGGTACCACTTCAGTTGATATGATCAATCGACTGCTATTTACAGCAAAAGTTTTTTTCTTAATCTTTATGCTGGTTGTGATGTTACCTCACGTTGAAAGCGTCAATTTAACGTCAATGCCTGTCGCTCAAGGGCTTATTCTTTCTGCTATTCCTGTTATTTTTACTTCATTTGGTTTTCACGGTAGCGTGCCAAGTATTGTAAGTTATATGAATGGTGATATTAGAAAGTTACGTATTATCTTTATTACTGGTAGTGCTATCCCTCTTGTTGCTTATATTTTATGGCAAATTGCCACATTAGGAGCCATTCCTACCAATACCTTTATGGGAATTATGGCGCAACAATCAGGTTTAAATGGCCTACTTACCGCTATCCGCGATGTCGTTGCAACGCCTCGTGTCAATATTGCGGTAAACCTATTTGCCGCATTGGCGTTAGCTACATCATTCCTTGGTGTTGCACTAGGCTTATTTGATTATCTTGCTGACCTATTTAAACGCAGTAATCGTGCAACAGGTCGTATACAGTCAAGCTTATTAACATTCGTTCCACCTTTACTGTGTGCTCTTTATTTTCCTAACTTTGTACAAGCATTAGCTTATGCTGCCATTGCATTATCTATTTTGGCACTGCTACTACCTGCTTTATTAGTTTGGAAAGTAAGACAAGAGCAACACAGCACTGATAAATACAAAGTCAAAGGTGGAAAAGGTGCATTAGCCGTTGTCTTTACTTGTGGCTTAGTTGTGATCGGTATTCAAGTCGCCATCACTTTTGGTTTATTGCCTCAAGTCGGTTAATCATTTTTTATACAGACAACAAAAAAGCAGGTGTTGATTGTTTCAACACCTGCTTTTTATTTAACGTTACTGCAAGTTTTGCTTAGAAACTTAAACCTGCACCAACATAGAAACCATCAGCTAATTTATTATTACTTCTATTATGTGAGTTTTCGATTTCAATCACACGATAACCTGCATTGACATGCAATGGTTTAAATACTGTTAATTGCGCACCCACATCGGCTTCATAATAAGATTTGCTACCAGACGTTAATCCTTCAGGAGAGCCATAAGCCTCACCATAAACACTTAAAGAAGGTAAAATATCCCAGTTAAGTCCAACACCACCAGCTAAAGCAGCGCCATCATCACCATTTTTTGGTGATAAATAGAGTGCTTTACCACCAACACTTGCTGAAAAAGGACCTAAAGGGAGTGCAAATTTTGCACCAAGGCTACCTAATTGACCATCATGATCGCTGCGTGCCCAGTTACCATTAAACGAAAGCCCCGCATTAGGATTACCTAGACCAGCACGAACATCAGTGTAGTGTTTGCCTGCTTGAATATTCATTGAGACTGCATTGGCATTTGTCGCCATAAATAATGCACTTACAGCACCAATCAATAAATATTTTTTCATTGTCATTACTCCAGCAAATAATTGTCCTAACTTATAATTATACAACAAATTTATTAAACAATTTGAGTCAAAATTGAAAGCTAATCTGTAGAATTTTCAATCTATGTAAATAAGTTACGACTATCAATATTATTGGTCTAATTGGTTTTATTAATGAGGACAATATTGTTAAAGTGGCATTGCAGTCAATATTAACCATAATAAGTATAAGGCTGTTTGCTTCGTTTTATTCACACATGCTATTTTTTTTAGAACGTTTACTATTTCATAAACTGGAGATATGTGATGGAAAAGAAAAAGCTAACAACGGCGTCTGGTGCACCTGTTGTAGACAATAATAACTCAATGACCGCAGGCCCTCGTGGCCCAATGTTGCTTCAAGATGTCTGGTTTCTAGAGAAACTTGCTCACTTTGATCGTGAAGTTATTCCTGAAAGACGTATGCATGCAAAAGGCTCAGGCGCTTTTGGTACATTTAAAGTTACTCACGATATTACACAATATACTCGCGCTAAAATTTTCTCTAAAGTGGGCAAAAAAACAGAAATGTTTGCTCGCTTTTCAACAGTTGCTGGTGAAAGAGGTGCCGCAGACGCAGAACGTGACATTCGTGGTTTTGCATTAAAATTTTACACTGAAGAAGGTAACTGGGATATGGTGGGTAACAATACCCCTGTTTTCTATCTTCGTGATGCGCTGAAATTCCCTGACTTAAACCACGTTGTAAAACGCGACCCTAAAACTAATCTACGCAATATGGCATATAAATGGGACTTCTTCTCTCATTTACCTGAAGCATTACATCAATTAACCATTGATATGAGTGACCGTGGTTTACCACAAAGCTACCGCTTTATTCACGGCTTTGGTAGCCATACCTACAGCTTTATTAATAAAGATAATGAGCGTTTTTGGGTTAAATTCCACTTCCGTTGCCAACAAGGCATTAAAAACCTTATGGACGACGAAGCACAAACCCTCGTAGGTCAAGACAGAGAAAGTTCACAGCGTGATT
This portion of the Proteus vulgaris genome encodes:
- the gyrA gene encoding DNA topoisomerase (ATP-hydrolyzing) subunit A, whose product is MSDIAREITPVNIEEELKSSYLDYAMSVIVGRALPDVRDGLKPVHRRVLFAMNVLGNDWNKPYKKSARVVGDVIGKYHPHGDIAVYETIVRLAQPFSMRYMLVDGQGNFGSVDGDSAAAMRYTEVRMAKIAHELLADLEKETVDFVPNYDGTEHIPAVMPTRVPNLLVNGSSGIAVGMATNIPPHNLGEVIDGCLAYVDNEDITIEELMEHITGPDFPTAAIINGRRGILDAYRTGRGKIYIRAQADIETDEKTGRETIIVTEIPYQVNKARLIEKIAELVKDKRIEGISGLRDESDKDGMRIVVEIKRDAVGEVVLNHLFSQTQMQVSFGINMVALHQGQPKLLNLKEIISAFIRHRREVVTRRTIYELRKARDRAHILEALAVALANIDPVIEMIRQAPNPAEAKAALIAQPWDLGSVSTMLERAGDSNVARPEWLEPQYGVHDGKYYLTEQQAQAILDLRLQKLTGLEHEKLLDEYRDLLLQIAELLHILRSPERLMEVIREELNAIKDQYNDPRRTEITENTADINIEDLINEENVVVTLSHQGYVKYQPLTDYEAQRRGGKGKSAARIKEEDFIDRLLVANTHDTILCFSSRGRLYWMKVYQLPEASRGARGRPIINLLPLEQNERITAILPVREYEEGKFVFMATASGTVKKTPLQDFSRPRSAGIIAVNLNEGDELIGVDLTDSTNEVMLFSADGKVVRFAEDCVRPMGRTATGVRGMKLIDDDKVVSLIIPRGDGDILTVTENGYGKRTAQSEYPTKNRATQGVISIKVSERNGKVVGAIQVEETDQIMMITNAGTLVRTRVSEVSIVGRNTQGVTLIRTTEDELVVGLQRVEDEDDALDDDEVNEVINEASPEEPGSDLANDADEE
- the ubiG gene encoding bifunctional 2-polyprenyl-6-hydroxyphenol methylase/3-demethylubiquinol 3-O-methyltransferase UbiG; protein product: MNDKTTSLHANVDQHEIDKFESVASRWWDLEGEFKPLHRINPLRLNYIQERADGLFGKKVLDVGCGGGILSESMACVGAEVTGLDMGTEPLQVARLHSLESGIPVTYIQDTVENHANDNPQAYDVVTCMEMLEHVPDPSSVVRACAKLVKPGGHVFFSTINRNKKAWLMLVVGAEYILNMVPKGTHDANKFIRPSELLSWVDETDLRSKNMIGLHYNPITDKFRLAPNVDVNYMVHTQSTHNSNS
- the nrdA gene encoding class 1a ribonucleoside-diphosphate reductase subunit alpha gives rise to the protein MNHSLLVTKRDGHKERIDLDKIHRVIAWAAEGLENVSVSQVELRSQIQFYDGIKTADIHETLVKAAADLISGETPDYQYLAARLAVFNLRKKAYGQFEPPTLYEHVKKLVDLGKYDHHLLEDYTQEEFEQMNNFIVHQRDMNFSYAAVKQLEGKYFVQNRITGEIYESAQFLYVLVAACLFSRYPQATRMDYIERFYNAISTFKISLPTPIMAGVRTPTRQFSSCVLIECDDSLDSINATSSAIVKYVSQRAGIGINAGRIRALGSAIRNGEAFHTGCIPFYKHFQTAVKSCSQGGVRGGAATLFYPLWHLEVESLLVLKNNRGVDDNRVRHLDYGVQLNKLMYERLIKGQDITLFSPSDVPGLYDAFFANQDEFERLYVQYEKDKSIRQKQVKAVELFSLMMQERASTGRIYIQNVDHCNTHSPFDPAIAPIRQSNLCLEIALPTKPLNDIKDPNGEIALCTLSAFNLGAIENLDDLEELARLAVRSLDALLDYQDYPILAAKQGAMGRRTLGIGVINFAYYLAKHGVRYSDGSANNLTHRAFEAIQYYLLKASNELAKEQGACPWFNETTYAEGILPIDTYKKSLDVLTKEPLHYDWEGLRKDIKEHGLRNSTLSALMPSETSSQISNATNGIEPPRGYISIKASKDGILRQVVPEYERLKGAYELLWQMPSIEGYLQLVGIMQKFVDQAISANTNYDPTRFPSGKVPMNQLLKDLLLAYKYGVKTLYYHNTRDGADDVQGDLEEVVETEDSDCEGGACKI
- the nrdB gene encoding class Ia ribonucleoside-diphosphate reductase subunit beta; the encoded protein is MSYTTFSQVKNDQMKEPMFFGQPVNVARYDQQKYPIFEKLIEKQLSFFWRPEEVDVSRDRIDYNALPDHEKHIFISNLKYQTLLDSIQGRSPNVAFLPLISIPELETWVETWSFSETIHSRSYTHIIRNIVNDPSVVFDDIVENEEILKRARDISSYYDELIRLTNLYHMYGEGDHHVQGKTVNVTLRKLKKQLYLCIMSVNALEAIRFYVSFACSFAFAERELMEGNAKIIKLIARDEALHLTGTQHMLNLLRSGQDDPEMAEIAAECEQECYDLFVEAAEQEKEWAEYLFSEGSMIGLNKEILCQYVEYITNIRMQAVGLKLPFKARSNPIPWINAWLVSDNVQVAPQEVEVSSYLVGQIDSQVDTDDLSNFEL
- the yfaE gene encoding class I ribonucleotide reductase maintenance protein YfaE, producing MASHKVTLHQQGLSTPLEFHTDTHPSLLDALEHGKVQVEYQCREGYCGSCRLRLVKGKVCYRNEPLAFIQPDEILPCSCHPISDIEIEICSE
- a CDS encoding YgdI/YgdR family lipoprotein, with product MKLNSIFSVVAISASLLLVAGCSTPQKIETVNGETILTTDKPQEDEKTGLITYKDAETGQLKQINRDQIRRMVELDD
- the tyrP gene encoding tyrosine transporter TyrP — translated: MKNRTIGSVFIVAGTTIGAGMLAMPLAAVGIGFGTIMLLLVGLWLLMSYTALLLVEVYQYNDPHTGLGSIAKRYLGVGGQVITGLALLLLMYALTTAYISGAGELLSSTLSSWVGHELSVTQGIIIFTVIGGAVVGIGTTSVDMINRLLFTAKVFFLIFMLVVMLPHVESVNLTSMPVAQGLILSAIPVIFTSFGFHGSVPSIVSYMNGDIRKLRIIFITGSAIPLVAYILWQIATLGAIPTNTFMGIMAQQSGLNGLLTAIRDVVATPRVNIAVNLFAALALATSFLGVALGLFDYLADLFKRSNRATGRIQSSLLTFVPPLLCALYFPNFVQALAYAAIALSILALLLPALLVWKVRQEQHSTDKYKVKGGKGALAVVFTCGLVVIGIQVAITFGLLPQVG
- a CDS encoding YfaZ family outer membrane protein, producing the protein MKKYLLIGAVSALFMATNANAVSMNIQAGKHYTDVRAGLGNPNAGLSFNGNWARSDHDGQLGSLGAKFALPLGPFSASVGGKALYLSPKNGDDGAALAGGVGLNWDILPSLSVYGEAYGSPEGLTSGSKSYYEADVGAQLTVFKPLHVNAGYRVIEIENSHNRSNNKLADGFYVGAGLSF
- a CDS encoding catalase; this translates as MEKKKLTTASGAPVVDNNNSMTAGPRGPMLLQDVWFLEKLAHFDREVIPERRMHAKGSGAFGTFKVTHDITQYTRAKIFSKVGKKTEMFARFSTVAGERGAADAERDIRGFALKFYTEEGNWDMVGNNTPVFYLRDALKFPDLNHVVKRDPKTNLRNMAYKWDFFSHLPEALHQLTIDMSDRGLPQSYRFIHGFGSHTYSFINKDNERFWVKFHFRCQQGIKNLMDDEAQTLVGQDRESSQRDLFDAIERGDFPRWNLQIQVMPEKEASTVPYNPFDLTKVWPHADYPLIDVGYFELNRNPENYFSDVEQAAFSPANIVPGIGFSPDKMLQGRLFSYGDAHRYRLGVNHHQIPVNAPKCPFHNYHRDGAMRVDGNSGSGITYEPNNGGMFQEQPNFKEPPLSIEGAADHWNHREDEDYFSQPRALYELLSDEEHQRMFARIAGELIQASKDTQKRQIALFKKVHPEYGAGVEKAMKALAKAEAK